CAAAAGGTGAATATTCGCCCTAACATCCGTTACGATCGGGCCGATGGCATCGATATGGCTTTCCGGCCGTTTGATGGTAGAAAGGATCAGTTTCTATTCTCCCTAGACGCTACAATCCCGTTCTAACCTAAAATACTGCCCCAGCCTTTGCCTGGGTGAAGCCACGTGGTCCTTGGCGGGCAGATAGCGCTCCGTAATCTCACTCTTAAGTTCGGAGGAAAACGCATAGGGCTCCAGGAAAACAGCCCAGTGCTTGCGTTGCTTCATCTTCAGATAAGAATTTCCCAGCAAGAGAAAAAGTACCAGAATAAAAATCACCGGCCAAATACGGCCTGTTGAGAGAAAGGACATCAAGGACGCGTACAACGTAAAGCCAATAGTTGCAGAAAGGAACAGCCAGCACGCCAAAGGTACTTCGAACGAATGCTCGTTGTGTCTACCCAAAACCGGGGTCAACCCAGTCTTGCCATTTGTAGAAATGTCTTCTAGTACGTTCATGATTTCCTGTCCCGCTGCGATTAGCATCTAATTGGTAATAAGCTATTACAGCCAGCATTTCCGAATCGTCTACCGAGAGTCGGCTACAGTCCACTTAGCGCATCAGGAGTCCGAGCTTCGGCGGAAACAGGACTGTCTTTTAGCCTTGCAGCGATCTGTCGATGCATCGTGGCAGCTTGCAGGTTTTTCCTGACAGCCTTCTCGTAATTGCGGATTAATGCTTGGGTGTGCGATTTCAGGTCCTGAGCCTGCCTGCCAAAAAGATAACTTTTATCCTCGTAGTGTTCTAGCAGTTCCATTTTTTCCGCTAACTTTGCCTGCAATTCCGTTGCGGCATCTTCATATTGCTTTGCCACGGCCTCATGATCGCTTTGCGTAATGGCGCTCTCGGCTGCCGCGCGAATCTCAGCAGCTCCGACCGGTTGCGACGCCACCGCAAAAGGGCTCAGCGAAGCAAGCAAGCCTGCCATCGATAACGCAGCCATGATATTCGCTAAATTTGTCTTCATGATCGCAATAATCCAAATGGGATACGGGTAGTTTCGTCCTAATCCAGCTAATGCAACCGGCATATTAGGGAAAGTCTGGTTTTATACTAGGGAAATCTATTAGCGATAGAAACGTATAAACATCGCCGCAACCTAAGACACAGCTTACCAACCCCTCCGTACTTTGTCAACTTTTATATGTGTAAAGTATCGAATCAACGAACCCTTGCAGCTGGCGCGCCGCTTTCTCGCCACCCAGATACTCCGCAGGGAAGCCAATTGTCTGCTGGCGCAAGGGGAGGGCTGCGTTTATAATCTCGCTGTCGCGCTTCCGGCTAACCGTTTGCGCGGCGTGGGTAGGCCCCACCGACATTTTCATTTTATTGGAGAGAGATTTATGAAAACAACCGCTACCTTTTATCACGCTGGCTGTCCCGTGTGTGTGGACGCCGAGCGGCAGATTGCAGATGCTTTAGACCCGGACCGTTACGACGTTGAACTTGTTCATCTTGGCGAACAAAAGGACCGGATTTCTGACGCTGAAGCCGCTGGCGTAAAATCCGTCCCAGCGCTGGTAATCAATGGAGCGCCTTTCCATATCAATTTCGGCGCGCCGATGTCCGCGCTGAAGTCTTAATCGCAGAAATGGCGGGCGAGATGCCCGCCGTTCCACATCCTCCCCTTTCAGGTCCGATCGTTACAGTAGAGCGGAAAATTCCTCTCGCCCCATTCCCAACCCTTCGAACCTCTAAAAACCCGAACCCCAACGCAACAATTAACCCGAATTCGGGTTTATAGTAATCCCCGCCGCTGATTCCCGAAACTCCTGCGTAGTATGATTTCACCCCCATGCTGGCCCGCAGACGAGCAGGGTCCTTTTATACTCTATAATGAATATGTTCAGATTGGAACAGCTGCTTCACTTCAACTACGTGGGGGAAAGGTGGAACTCATTTTATGGCGGCATGCCGAGGCTGAGGAGGGTGCGCCCGATAGTTCTCGTAAACTCACCGGCAAGGGGAAAAAGCAGGCGCAGCTCATGGCTGAATGGCTCAAACCCAGGTTACCTGAGCATACTCGCTTGATTGTCAGCCCGGCCACGCGGGCCCAGCAGACCGCCACGGCGTTGAGTAACCAATTTGAGACGCTTAAGGAAATTGGGCCGGGCGCGCATCCAAAAGCGCTCCTGGCTGCGGCCGGCTGGCCCGAGGGCAAAGGCGCGGTCCTGATCGTGGGCCACCAACCAACGCTCGGAGAAGTCGCTGCCCTACTCATGTCTGGATCGCCCCAAGGCTGGAGTATGCGAAAGGGCGCTGTGTGGTGGTTCAGTCACAAACAAAAGGAATTATCAGCGGAATTGCTGCTGCGCTCGGTCATATCGCCTGATCTGGTATGACGGACAACGACCGCCCCGCACGATCTTGTCGGCTGACGGGGCCCATGCTATTTTTTGGCATCAACAATCAGGATGAATCGATCGCAGGCGCCCTAACGACTTTCAATGGGGCCACGGGGCAGCGCGAGCAGAATCAGTAGCACACCGCAGATAACGCTCGCAGTTGCAGCAAGACTGGAATAACCCGTTAACAGGATAGGCGCCGCAATCAGCCAAGCTCCCAAGGGGACGTTGGCGAAACGAAGCGGGCGTCCCACTTCGCTCAATGCCATGATCGAAAACGTCACTACAAGCAATCCGATCACATGATCGCTGTCCGCAGCAGCCCCAGCTGTACCAAAGGTGACGCGCGAGAACATCAACGTGATGGCGATAGCAATGCTTGCGGCCATGGTCCATGTAAAACGAATGCCGGTCCGCAGTATCTGGCGCAACACGGCTGTAAACGATCCGCCAAATTCATTCGCCTCGTCCATGCTGCCAGCTTCCATGGTGTCTCCATGCCATAAGACATGCCAAATAGATTTGCCCTGCCGCCGTCGGTCTTTTAGAAACTGCAGCGTGGCAAGAATTTCATCGAACGAATAGGGTATCTGGAGCAGCATTGCCAACGACGCGACAAGGCACAAGGTACACCAAGTACCGATTACAATAGGCTGGATAATAATAAAGAAAATGCTAACCACACCCAGCGGTACGATCAATATTCCAAAAAACAGAACTACCCGCGGCATGGTGCGCCAACGCCGCTTATCCCCGATGACACCGGTTACGATTTCCAACGCATAGACTGCGGCGCCTAACCCCGCATCAGCGACGGGCCATGCTTCAGACACCTCCGAAGTAATGATCTTCGCGGTTCCATCGCCAAAGAACGGATCCCAGACGGAATCTATATGACCCAGTTGAAAGGCGGCCATACAGCGGGAGATGAGGAGCCCTACAACCGCAAGCGCCACGATCGGTATTCGATTAATCATACCCGACGGAGTGTAACTCCAGCCAGGCGGGATATCAGGCCCTGTCATGCGTGCAAGAGGACTGACGCCGGGCGGTGGAGAAATCACTACCGCAAACAATATAACGAGTATACCCACGAGCGTGTCGATGGCGTACGTCGCGGCGCTCGTTGTCCAGAAGAAAAGGGGGGCAAAAAACAGCCAGACTCCAGTAGGGCCGTTATCCAGCGCGCCCAGCCGTAGTCACGCGCGATCGAAAGGCAAGCGAAGAGAATGATTAACAGTCCGGTAACGACATCATTCGCCGTCATCCACGTGTCCAACAGAGGCAGGCGGCGCTGAGTTGGAGATGCCATGGCTCCGGATTCCATCCAGTTTTCGGCGAGCCCAAAAGTAAACGGACTCGATAGCAACCATAACCCAAGTCCTATGTTGGCGAAGTGACACCACAGCGTTTGCCGATGTTCATCAAGCTCTTTCTTATTACTCTGTGCAATCAGGAGCGTAGTGGGAACAGCACTTTTTTCGATATCCTCAAGCCATCGAGGCGGCGGAATTTTATTACGGATGTACCACGCCTCGGGGCTGCGTTTCAGATGTTCCGTAATCTCCGGTAACGTCTCGCGTAACGTATGCGCTGGTCTCCAATGGAGAAGTCGCCTCGCGCGCGAATATCCAGTTCAAAGTGATCATCCAATAACGCCACCATGAAAGGTTTTACGAATGGTTCGGTCCCCGATCTATTACATTGGGGATAACATCTTCCATTTTGTTCTGCAGCCAGGCGCCCGCCACGGCGACCGTTTTTGGTACCTGATGGGTGGGCCAAGGTTCGGCGTAAATGAGCTGCCCGATCAAGTTCTGTAGTCCTTCATAGCTTTCTGTTCGCGGTTCACCGATCAATAGCTGGCTTCCTGGGGCAATTGCGAGCGCTTATCAACAGCAAGGCGAAATGCGTGCGCGACGTCATCCATATGTACAAACGCTTGACCATGGGATGGATTGCCAGGGAATACATGGCTTTGCAGCTGGCGCTCGTAAATGCGTTGAATCTGGGTACTCAATGACGGAACTTCCCCCCATTCGGTATACACCCCCGCTAATCGCATTATTACAAATGGAACGCAGCCGTGATGAATGCTTACCTCAGTTTCTGCTACGGCTTTGGATTCGGGATAAGGCCATTTAGGCTCCAAGGCTCCATCTTCCGTTATAGGCAAGCCCGGCGCGGTCGGAGCATGCACCAGCATCGTGCTGGCATAAATGAACTGCTCGACGTCAAACGCTTGAAGTGACTTCAGGAGTCGCCACGTTCCCTTTACGTTGACTTCTTCATGCAGGGGATTTGGCGTATCGGAGAAGTCGTAAAACGCCGCCAGGTGAATGACCTATGAAATTCGGGACCCGTAGCCATGGCGTAATTGCTCGCACGCTCTGGACATGGCTTCGTCAGATGAGATGTCGACAGCAATGCAGTTTGCGTCGGTGTCACATTTCTGCTCGAAACCGACAACTATATAGTCATCGCCCAGCTCTGCCGCAATTGCCTTACCGATTCTGCCTTCCGAACCAGTGATAAGAGCGAGGGGTTTCTCCGTAAGCATCCCACTGACCTTAACCGGCGGATGCGTTCAGCAACCCATGTTTTAACACTTCGTTTGATATGCGTGTCACGTGTGGCTTCCCCTCAGTAGCTCATGTCCGGCTCCGCCCCCGCAATGGATAGAGGCTACGCCCGTTCACGAAGAACTCTGGGATTAAGCAGCCACGAGGAGGCGCCAACGCCGTCAAGCGACGGCACTATTCTGAACCGAAATCCGAGATATCTCGTCCGATTCTCCCCGGCCCGATCACGCCGAAACGCCCAAGGAATTACCAGACTCGCCCGGAATTGGGATTGGCCGTCTGCGTGATGGTGTAGGGGGTGTCCTCATATGGGGTGTCCGGCGTGTCCTCGGGTTGCGTCGCAGGTTCTGTGTAGGATTTGGTTCCGTAAAAGGAATGAATCGTGTTCTGCCAGCTTAGGTCCGTCATGTCGGGCCAGTTATCCTTGGCAAAGCCGGGAGCAGTTTCGAGGCGCTCCTTATCCACATTGAGAATGAATCGCTTGTTCTCGGTATCCAGCTTCAGCGCACTCCACGGCACCGCAAAGAGCTTCTCGCCCACGCCCAACAAGCCGCCGAAGGACAACACGGCGTAGGCAACTTTGCCGCTATCCATTTCCAGCATGATTTCCTCGATGTCACCCAAATCTTCGTGCTTATGATTGTACACATCCTCCCCAATGAGCGTGCCGGCGCCC
The window above is part of the Nitrosospira sp. Is2 genome. Proteins encoded here:
- a CDS encoding PRC-barrel domain-containing protein; its protein translation is MSYENRDLYGMYKRYDKKGPGPRLMGAGTLIGEDVYNHKHEDLGDIEEIMLEMDSGKVAYAVLSFGGLLGVGEKLFAVPWSALKLDTENKRFILNVDKERLETAPGFAKDNWPDMTDLSWQNTIHSFYGTKSYTEPATQPEDTPDTPYEDTPYTITQTANPNSGRVW
- a CDS encoding vitamin K epoxide reductase family protein, translated to MINRIPIVALAVVGLLISRCMAAFQLGHIDSVWDPFFGDGTAKIITSEVSEAWPVADAGLGAAVYALEIVTGVIGDKRRWRTMPRVVLFFGILIVPLGVVSIFFIIIQPIVIGTWCTLCLVASLAMLLQIPYSFDEILATLQFLKDRRRQGKSIWHVLWHGDTMEAGSMDEANEFGGSFTAVLRQILRTGIRFTWTMAASIAIAITLMFSRVTFGTAGAAADSDHVIGLLVVTFSIMALSEVGRPLRFANVPLGAWLIAAPILLTGYSSLAATASVICGVLLILLALPRGPIESR
- a CDS encoding NAD(P)-dependent oxidoreductase — protein: MHLAAFYDFSDTPNPLHEEVNVKGTWRLLKSLQAFDVEQFIYASTMLVHAPTAPGLPITEDGALEPKWPYPESKAVAETEVSIHHGCVPFVIMRLAGVYTEWGEVPSLSTQIQRIYERQLQSHVFPGNPSHGQAFVHMDDVAHAFRLAVDKRSQLPQEASY
- a CDS encoding thioredoxin; this encodes MKTTATFYHAGCPVCVDAERQIADALDPDRYDVELVHLGEQKDRISDAEAAGVKSVPALVINGAPFHINFGAPMSALKS
- the sixA gene encoding phosphohistidine phosphatase SixA, with amino-acid sequence MELILWRHAEAEEGAPDSSRKLTGKGKKQAQLMAEWLKPRLPEHTRLIVSPATRAQQTATALSNQFETLKEIGPGAHPKALLAAAGWPEGKGAVLIVGHQPTLGEVAALLMSGSPQGWSMRKGAVWWFSHKQKELSAELLLRSVISPDLV